One genomic segment of Drosophila melanogaster chromosome 3L includes these proteins:
- the nSyb gene encoding neuronal synaptobrevin, isoform K produces the protein MADAAPAGDAPPNAGAPAGEGGDGEIVGGPHNPQQIAAQKRLQQTQAQVDEVVDIMRTNVEKVLERDSKLSELDDRADALQQGASQFEQQAGKLKRKFWLQNLKMMIIMGVIGLVVVGIIASNFM, from the exons AT GGCGGACGCTGCACCAGCTGGCGATGCACCACCCAATGCCGGAGCCCCGGCCGGAGAGGGCGGCGATGGCGAGATTGTGGGCGGACCACACAATCCGCAGCAGATCGCGGCACAGAAGCGTCTGCAGCAGACGCAGGCGCAGGTCGATGAG GTCGTGGACATCATGCGCACGAACGTGGAGAAGGTGCTGGAGCGCGACAGCAAGCTGTCGGAGCTGGACGACCGTGCCGATGCCTTGCAGCAGGGTGCCTCGCAGTTTGAGCAGCAGGCGGGCAAGCTCAAGAGGAAATTCTGGCTTCAGAACTTAAAG ATGATGATCATCATGGGCGTGATTGGCCTGGTTGTCGTGGGCATTATTGCAA GTAACTTTATGTAG
- the Bgb gene encoding Big brother, isoform A, with protein sequence MMNEAALANMIPYDTIGLYEQPKPRFIFKMPRVVPDQKSKFESDELFRRLSRESEVRYTGYRERSIEERQVRFMNGCREGHTEASFVASGTNLQLVFNANQNPYLHDKECDFDKEHGKVHIKSYFIMNGVCVRFRGWIDLERLDGVGCLEYDERRAMHEDAILRDQIDRYNQRLREFEDTKRAYRDNRQDEMEAVRRGVASGGIGVGASMWRR encoded by the coding sequence ATGATGAACGAGGCGGCACTTGCCAATATGATACCCTACGACACCATCGGATTGTATGAACAGCCAAAGCCGCGCTTCATCTTCAAGATGCCTCGTGTGGTCCCGGACCAGAAGTCCAAGTTCGAGAGCGACGAACTTTTCCGGAGGCTCAGTCGGGAGAGCGAGGTTCGGTACACGGGCTATCGGGAACGAAGCATCGAGGAGCGGCAGGTGCGCTTCATGAACGGATGTCGCGAAGGACACACGGAGGCCAGCTTCGTGGCATCGGGCACCAATCTGCAGCTGGTGTTCAACGCCAACCAGAACCCGTACCTGCACGACAAGGAGTGCGACTTTGACAAGGAGCACGGCAAGGTGCACATCAAGTCCTACTTTATCATGAACGGGGTTTGTGTCCGGTTCCGTGGATGGATAGACCTGGAACGACTGGACGGAGTTGGCTGTCTGGAGTATGACGAGCGGCGCGCCATGCACGAGGACGCCATTCTGCGGGATCAGATCGATCGCTACAACCAGCGACTGCGTGAGTTCGAGGACACTAAGCGCGCCTACCGTGACAATCGACAGGACGAGATGGAGGCAGTGCGACGGGGCGTGGCCTCCGGAGGCATTGGCGTTGGCGCCAGCATGTGGCGTCGTTAG
- the Mettl2 gene encoding methyltransferase like 2, isoform A — protein sequence MSDNPAAENEKRPQFGTRLLTDADDVFKHNAWDHVQWDEEQELAAKAAVAKNSTSKMEAEQKERFQTDAPKFWDSFYGIHDNRFFKDRHWLFTEFPELAPLAADSAVLQPRSIFELGCGVGNTILPLLQYSSEPQLKVFGCDFSARAIEILRSQRQFDEKRCEVFVMDATLDHWQVPFEENSQDIIVMIFVLSAIEPKKMQRVLDNCYRYLRPGGLLLFRDYGRYDLAQLRFKSGKCMEDNFYVRGDGTMVYFFTEEELRGMMTQAGLQEEQLIVDRRLQVNRCRGLKMYRVWIQTKFRKPL from the exons ATGAGTGACAACCCCGCCGCGGAGAACGAAAAGCGACCGCAGTTCGGAACCCGCCTGCTCACGGATGCTGACGACGTCTTCAAGCACAATGCTTG GGACCACGTGCAATGGGATGAAGAGCAGGAACTGGCCGCGAAGGCGGCTGTAGCCAAGAATTCGACCTCAAAGATGGAAGCGGAGCAGAAGGAGCGATTTCAGACAGACGCCCCCAAGTTTTGGGATTCCTTCTACGGCATTCACGACAACCGCTTCTTCAAGGATCGCCACTGGCTGTTTACGGAGTTCCCCGAACTAGCTCCTCTGGCGGCGGATTCGGCGGTACTGCAACCACGTAGCATTTTCGAACTGGGCTGTGGAGTAGGAAACACAATTTTACCCCTTCTACAGTACAGCTCTGAACCGCAGCTCAAGGTTTTCGGATGTGACTTCTCCGCCCGGGCCATTGAAATCCTGCGAAGCCAACGGCAGTTCGACGAGAAGCGCTGCGAGGTGTTTGTCATGGATGCCACGCTGGATCATTGGCAGGTGCCCTTCGAGGAAAACTCACAGGACATTATTGTGATGATTTTTGTGCTGTCCGCAATTGAGCCAAAGAAAATGCAGCGGGTATTGGACAATTGCTATCGCTACCTGCGTCCCGGTGGCTTGCTCCTCTTCCGCGACTACGGACGATACGACCTGGCACAGCTGCGCTTCAAGAGCGGCAAGTGTATGGAGGACAACTTCTACGTGCGAGGCGACGGCACCATGGTGTACTTCTTCACGGAGGAAGAACTGCGGGGTATGATGACTCAAGCGGGgctgcaggaggagcagctcATTGTGGACCGAAGACTGCAAGTTAATCGCTGTCGCGGCTTGAAAATGTACCGCGTGTGGATTCAGACAAAGTTCAGGAAACCGCTTTAA
- the Bgb gene encoding Big brother, isoform B — translation MMNEAALANMIPYDTIGLYEQPKPRFIFKMPRVVPDQKSKFESDELFRRLSRESEVRYTGYRERSIEERQVRFMNGCREGHTEASFVASGTNLQLVFNANQNPYLHDKECDFDKEHGKVHIKSYFIMNGVCVRFRGWIDLERLDGVGCLEYDERRAMHEDAILRDQIDRYNQRLREFEDTKRAYRDNRQDEMEAVRRGVASGGIGVGASMWRRXLDLWTAPGPSHPQLPPQQQQTHHQQLETQFANTQYFMDN, via the coding sequence ATGATGAACGAGGCGGCACTTGCCAATATGATACCCTACGACACCATCGGATTGTATGAACAGCCAAAGCCGCGCTTCATCTTCAAGATGCCTCGTGTGGTCCCGGACCAGAAGTCCAAGTTCGAGAGCGACGAACTTTTCCGGAGGCTCAGTCGGGAGAGCGAGGTTCGGTACACGGGCTATCGGGAACGAAGCATCGAGGAGCGGCAGGTGCGCTTCATGAACGGATGTCGCGAAGGACACACGGAGGCCAGCTTCGTGGCATCGGGCACCAATCTGCAGCTGGTGTTCAACGCCAACCAGAACCCGTACCTGCACGACAAGGAGTGCGACTTTGACAAGGAGCACGGCAAGGTGCACATCAAGTCCTACTTTATCATGAACGGGGTTTGTGTCCGGTTCCGTGGATGGATAGACCTGGAACGACTGGACGGAGTTGGCTGTCTGGAGTATGACGAGCGGCGCGCCATGCACGAGGACGCCATTCTGCGGGATCAGATCGATCGCTACAACCAGCGACTGCGTGAGTTCGAGGACACTAAGCGCGCCTACCGTGACAATCGACAGGACGAGATGGAGGCAGTGCGACGGGGCGTGGCCTCCGGAGGCATTGGCGTTGGCGCCAGCATGTGGCGTCGTTAGTTGGACCTGTGGACGGCTCCTGGGCCGTCCCATCCGCAGCTGCctccccagcagcagcagacgcaTCACCAGCAGTTAGAGACTCAATTCGCGAATACTCAATATTTCATGGACAACTGA
- the nSyb gene encoding neuronal synaptobrevin, isoform H: protein MGKKDKNKEQADAAPAGDAPPNAGAPAGEGGDGEIVGGPHNPQQIAAQKRLQQTQAQVDEVVDIMRTNVEKVLERDSKLSELDDRADALQQGASQFEQQAGKLKRKFWLQNLKMMIIMGVIGLVVVGIIAKKDEE from the exons ATGGGAAAGAAAGACAAGAACAAGGAACA GGCGGACGCTGCACCAGCTGGCGATGCACCACCCAATGCCGGAGCCCCGGCCGGAGAGGGCGGCGATGGCGAGATTGTGGGCGGACCACACAATCCGCAGCAGATCGCGGCACAGAAGCGTCTGCAGCAGACGCAGGCGCAGGTCGATGAG GTCGTGGACATCATGCGCACGAACGTGGAGAAGGTGCTGGAGCGCGACAGCAAGCTGTCGGAGCTGGACGACCGTGCCGATGCCTTGCAGCAGGGTGCCTCGCAGTTTGAGCAGCAGGCGGGCAAGCTCAAGAGGAAATTCTGGCTTCAGAACTTAAAG ATGATGATCATCATGGGCGTGATTGGCCTGGTTGTCGTGGGCATTATTGCAA
- the Mettl2 gene encoding methyltransferase like 2, isoform B → MLTTSSSTMLGKYGWQILRRLASKSWEHTRQRKKPSGAGSRVLTDAREVFEFNAWDHVQWDEEQELAAKAAVAKNSTSKMEAEQKERFQTDAPKFWDSFYGIHDNRFFKDRHWLFTEFPELAPLAADSAVLQPRSIFELGCGVGNTILPLLQYSSEPQLKVFGCDFSARAIEILRSQRQFDEKRCEVFVMDATLDHWQVPFEENSQDIIVMIFVLSAIEPKKMQRVLDNCYRYLRPGGLLLFRDYGRYDLAQLRFKSGKCMEDNFYVRGDGTMVYFFTEEELRGMMTQAGLQEEQLIVDRRLQVNRCRGLKMYRVWIQTKFRKPL, encoded by the exons ATGCTGACGACGTCTTCAAGCACAATGCTTGGTAAATATGGGTGGCAAATCCTCCGGAGATTGGCCAGCAAAAGTTGGGAACACACTCGCCAGCGTAAAAAACCGTCGGGAGCGGGCAGCCGGGTGCTCACCGACGCGCGAGAGGTGTTCGAGTTTAACGCCTG GGACCACGTGCAATGGGATGAAGAGCAGGAACTGGCCGCGAAGGCGGCTGTAGCCAAGAATTCGACCTCAAAGATGGAAGCGGAGCAGAAGGAGCGATTTCAGACAGACGCCCCCAAGTTTTGGGATTCCTTCTACGGCATTCACGACAACCGCTTCTTCAAGGATCGCCACTGGCTGTTTACGGAGTTCCCCGAACTAGCTCCTCTGGCGGCGGATTCGGCGGTACTGCAACCACGTAGCATTTTCGAACTGGGCTGTGGAGTAGGAAACACAATTTTACCCCTTCTACAGTACAGCTCTGAACCGCAGCTCAAGGTTTTCGGATGTGACTTCTCCGCCCGGGCCATTGAAATCCTGCGAAGCCAACGGCAGTTCGACGAGAAGCGCTGCGAGGTGTTTGTCATGGATGCCACGCTGGATCATTGGCAGGTGCCCTTCGAGGAAAACTCACAGGACATTATTGTGATGATTTTTGTGCTGTCCGCAATTGAGCCAAAGAAAATGCAGCGGGTATTGGACAATTGCTATCGCTACCTGCGTCCCGGTGGCTTGCTCCTCTTCCGCGACTACGGACGATACGACCTGGCACAGCTGCGCTTCAAGAGCGGCAAGTGTATGGAGGACAACTTCTACGTGCGAGGCGACGGCACCATGGTGTACTTCTTCACGGAGGAAGAACTGCGGGGTATGATGACTCAAGCGGGgctgcaggaggagcagctcATTGTGGACCGAAGACTGCAAGTTAATCGCTGTCGCGGCTTGAAAATGTACCGCGTGTGGATTCAGACAAAGTTCAGGAAACCGCTTTAA